The proteins below come from a single Alnus glutinosa chromosome 9, dhAlnGlut1.1, whole genome shotgun sequence genomic window:
- the LOC133876941 gene encoding disease resistance protein RPV1-like encodes MYKEYVFKILDGCNFYPESGIPILIGRSLVTIDNQKKLKMHNLIRDMGRGIVCKESRNYLGKRSRLWFYEDVLNVLRNHTGSKTVQGLILNLPVLEDVDCKTEAFKEMKNLRLLQINNVHLTGSYEHLPKELKWLCWDKCPIEFLPHDFHLENLVSLEMQHSKVERVWEKKEIFKKLKVLNLGNSKYLTKSPDFSQVPQLEILELGGCTSLVEVHESIGHLKRLVVLILKNCTKLKYLPRSIFNLESLKALDLSGCSAFEKLPEQLQSSPGLSMINLKIVSFVGCSSLIELPNFSHIPHLERLKLEGCTSLVEVHESIGHLKRLVYLNLKNCTKLKYLPRSIFNLESLEILELSGCLAFEKLPEQLQSSPGLSMINLKIVSFVGCSSLIELPNFSHIPHLERLNLEGCTSLVEVHESIGHLKRLVKLNLQSCEKLRNLPNSISNLESLQILYLSKCINIEYLPEQLGNLTALEYLDVSFTAIKQVPSSFRLLRNLKDEQWGYMMALRELVADGTAIRQIPLSLRRLGVGNLFEDEIPIEFECSSLLQILNLSGNNFRNLSSCISRLPNLMVLTLHECTTLQSISIPASVRHLEAKGCTSLERISVLTNESSGSSGLDFDEAYVRGKYFECIVLNNCHKLVEIQNLESFQGMPNSIRMGSCNNISSDFRESVLLYFLKTVGFQIGLYPFVVLPGSEIPNWFSHQTIGSSISFRGRPLLEGKIRHVLLCVVYAVNKEAPGDILARGGRLEWKWRLCNKSSRDQSNNWNVVPFVRVLPDFYNYEDHIHAIKIANYMPMANYRPKGIERFQTESGDEIEVAVHLQMWGQGSIYNSKKCEIDSRIVEVKRFGIHLCDL; translated from the exons ATGTACAAagaatatgttttcaaaatactcGATGGTTGTAATTTCTATCCAGAGAGTGGTATCCCTATTCTCATTGGAAGGTCACTTGTGACAATTGATAACCAAAAGAAGTTGAAGATGCATAATCTGATTCGAGATATGGGAAGAGGAATTGTTTGCAAAGAATCGCGCAATTATCTAGGAAAACGCAGCAGGTTGTGGTTTTATGAGGATGTGTTAAATGTACTACGCAATCATACG GGTTCAAAGACAGTGCAGGGTCTCATCTTAAATCTTCCTGTACTTGAAGATGTAGATTGCAAAACTGAAGCATTTAAAGAAATGAAGAATTTGAGGTTACTCCAAATCAATAATGTACATCTTACAGGATCCTATGAACATCTCCCCAAAGAGCTGAAATGGCTTTGTTGGGATAAATGCCCTATAGAATTTCTACCACACGATTTTCATCTAGAGAACCTTGTTAGTCTTGAAATGCAGCACAGTAAAGTTGAACGAGTTTGGGAGAAGAAAGAA ATATTCAAAAAGTTGAAGGTCCTTAATCTTGGCAATTCCAAATATCTCACAAAATCACCAGATTTCTCACAAGTCCCACAACTGGAGATACTAGAACTTGGAGGTTGCACAAGCTTGGTTGAGGTTCATGAGTCCATTGGACATCTCAAAAGActtgttgttttgattttaaAGAATTGCACAAAGTTGAAGTACCTTCCAAGAAGCATTTTTAACTTAGAATCTCTTAAAGCTCTAGACTTGTCTGGTTGCTCGGCATTTGAAAAATTACCGGAACAACTACAATCCTCCCCTGGTCTTTCCATGATCAATCTCAAAATTGTATCATTTGTTGGATGTAGTAGCCTCATCGAATTACCAAACTTCTCACATATCCCACATTTGGAGAGACTGAAACTTGAAGGTTGCACAAGCTTGGTTGAAGTTCATGAGTCCATTGGACATCTCAAAAGActtgtttatttgaatttaaagaATTGCACAAAGTTGAAGTACCTTCCAAGAAGTATTTTTAACTTAGAATCTCTTGAAATTCTAGAATTGTCTGGTTGCTTGGCATTTGAAAAATTACCGGAACAACTACAATCCTCCCCTGGCCTTTCCATGATCAATCTCAAAATTGTATCATTTGTTGGTTGTAGTAGTCTCATCGAATTACCAAACTTCTCACATATCCCACATTTGGAGAGACTGAATCTTGAAGGTTGCACAAGCTTGGTTGAAGTTCATGAGTCCATTGGACATCTCAAAAGACTTGTTAAATTGAATTTACAAAGTTGTGAGAAGCTTAGGAATCTTCCAAATAGTATTTCAAACTTAGAATCTCTTCAAATTCTCTACTTGAGCAAGTGCattaatattgaatatttacCGGAGCAATTAGGGAATTTGACTGCTTTAGAATATCTGGACGTGAGCTTCACTGCTATTAAGCAAGTACCATCCTCCTTTAGGCTTTTGAGGAATCTCAAAGAT GAACAATGGGGGTATATGATGGCTTTAAGAGAATTGGTTGCAGACGGAACTGCTATTAGGCAAATCCCATTGTCCTTGCGTAGACTCGGTGTCGGCAATTTATTTGAAGACGAGATCCCCATTGAATTTGAATGTTCATCTTTGCTCCAAATATTGAATTTATCAGGAAACAATTTCCGTAACCTATCTAGTTGCATCAGCCGCCTTCCTAACTTAATGGTTTTGACTTTGCATGAGTGTACTACTCTTCAATCAATTTCAATTCCAGCAAGTGTAAGGCATTTGGAAGCAAAGGGCTGCACATCATTGGAAAGAATCTCAGTTCTGACGAATGAGAGTTCAGGATCTTCTGGCCTTGATTTTGACGAAGCCTATGTCAGAGGAAAGTACTTCGAATGTATTGTACTTAATAACTGCCACAAACTGGTTGAGATTCAAAATTTGGAGAGTTTTCAAGGTATGCCAAATTCTATTCGGATGGGAAGCTGCAACAATATATCATCTGATTTTAGGGAGAGTGTTCTCCTGTATTTTCtcaag ACGGTGGGATTCCAAATTGGTCTTTATCCTTTCGTTGTCCTCCCCGGAAGTGAGATTCCAAATTGGTTTAGCCATCAGACAATCGGTTCTTCAATATCCTTTCGTGGACGTCCGTTATTGGAAGGTAAAATCCGCCACGTGCTTTTATGCGTTGTTTATGCAGTAAACAAGGAAGCACCTGGAGACATATTAGCTCGAGGGGGTCGGTTGGAATGGAAATGGAGACTTTGTAATAAAAGTTCGAGAGACCAGTCCAACAACTGGAATGTGGTGCCATTTGTTAGGGTTTTACCAGATTTTTATAACTATGAAGATCATATACATGCAATAAAGATAGCCAACTATATGCCTATGGCCAACTATAGGCCTAAGGGGATAGAAAGATTTCAGACGGAAAGTGGAGATGAAATAGAGGTCGCCGTCCATCTACAAATGTGGGGCCAAGGATCTATATATAACTCAAAAAAGTGTGAAATTGATTCGCGAATTGTGGAAGTGAAGAGGTTTGGAATCCATCTGTGTGATCTATGA
- the LOC133876942 gene encoding disease resistance protein RPV1-like has product MSPFSVQSNSTTRSTSSSSPFDWDYDVFLSFRGKDTRKNFTDHLYNALVGVGTRTFRDDEELRRGENISTKLLNAIRRSRISIVVFSEGYASSRWCLDELVEIMRCRNIRGQTLFPIFYHVDPKDVRHQIGTFAETFTRHEKRFQTDMERVRRWRAALSEAASCSGWDLNNDANGYESRFIEVIVEKVLCKVNPALLNVAKHPIGMEPRVKDIKRLLNLGTRDVRVVGIYGMGGIGKSSLAKAVYNEICDAFEGNNFLSNLKESSEKPDGLIQLQNQLLSDILKMNSKIVNVDRGTNIIQHRIHGKKFLVILDDVDDFGNLHMLVEKDWLGPGSRIIITTRNEHLLTQLRVDEKYKVQGLNHMESLQLFSWHAFNVYNPRRDYSKLSFEAVNYAGGLPLALVVLGSFLKERTIAE; this is encoded by the exons ATGTCTCCTTTTTCAGTCCAATCAAACTCAACCACAAGATCCACCTCGTCATCTTCTCCATTTGATTGGGATTACGATGTCTTCCTGAGTTTCAGAGGTAAAGACACTCGCAAGAACTTTACCGATCACCTCTACAACGCCTTGGTGGGCGTCGGAACTCGTACATTCAGAGATGACGAGGAGCTTCGAAGAGGGGAGAACATCTCTACCAAACTACTCAATGCGATTCGTAGATCAAGGATTTCCATTGTGGTATTTTCCGAAGGCTATGCTTCTTCAAGGTGGTGCCTTGATGAGCTTGTGGAGATCATGCGTTGTAGGAATATCAGAGGCCAAACTCTTTTTCCGATATTTTATCACGTGGACCCCAAGGATGTCCGACACCAGATCGGAACTTTTGCAGAAACCTTTACTAGGCATGAAAAGCGGTTTCAGACCGATATGGAGAGGGTACGAAGGTGGAGAGCAGCACTTTCTGAAGCTGCAAGCTGTTCTGGCTGGGATCTTAATAACGATGCAAATGG GTATGAATCAAGATTCATCGAAGTGAttgttgaaaaagttttgtGTAAAGTGAACCCCGCTCTCTTGAATGTTGCCAAACATCCAATAGGAATGGAGCCTCGTGTTAAAGATATTAAACGTTTATTAAATCTTGGAACAAGAGACGTTCGAGTTGTGGGCATTTACGGAATGGGTGGAATAGGTAAATCATCCCTAGCAAAAGCTGTCTACAATGAAATATGTGATGCATTTGAAGGAAATAACTTTCTTTCAAACCTTAAAGAAAGTTCAGAAAAGCCTGATGGCTTAATCCAATTACAAAATCAACTTCTTTCTGATATATTGAAAATGAATTCGAAGATTGTGAATGTTGACAGAGGAACCAATATAATTCAACATAGAATTCATGGGaaaaaatttcttgttattCTTGATGATGTGGATGACTTCGGAAACCTACACATGTTAGTCGAAAAGGACTGGCTTGGTCCAGGAAGTAGAATTATTATAACAACTAGAAATGAACATTTGCTAACTCAATTGAGGGtagatgaaaaatataaagtacaAGGACTGAATCATATGGAGTCTCTTCAATTGTTCAGTTGGCATGCCTTCAATGTGTACAATCCAAGAAGAGATTACTCGAAGCTATCATTTGAAGCAGTGAATTATGCTGGAGGACTTCCATTAGCTCTTGTGGTTTTGGGTTCTTTTCttaaagaaagaaccattgctGAATGA